In the Malassezia vespertilionis chromosome 1, complete sequence genome, one interval contains:
- a CDS encoding uncharacterized protein (EggNog:ENOG503P21Z; COG:S) yields MALEPFRVPVPGWEGASGGFFYLPEFLSFSESDSVLKKIDAAPSLKWKQLAHRRLQSWGGQILERDGRLVPEPMPPFLTTHPRLLARIRDTTAFHDSIHKEPNHCLVNEYMAGQGIMPHNDGPTYFPAVATLSLGGHVLLDIYPWREAREAYPTTPLFSILQEPRSLLIIQGDAYRNYLHGIAERTQDDAPRMANVANSAQLSAPLNDLVDAARRGENVLCSRERRVSLTFRDVERVQRGLRIGR; encoded by the exons ATGGCGCTCGAGCCGTTCCGCGTGCCTGTGCCCGGCTGGGAAGGTGCCAGTGGTGGCTTTTTCTACCTGCCCGAGTTCCTTTCTTTCTCGGAGTCCGATTCCGTATTGAAAAAG ATTGATGCGGCGCCCTCGCTGAAATGGAAGCAGTTGGCCCACCGACG GCTACAATCATGGGGCGGGCAGATCCTTGAGAGAGACGGACGTCTTGTGCCCGAGCCAATGCCTCCATTCCTTACCACTCATCCGCGTCTACTTGCACGGATTCGGGACACGACGGCGTTTCACGATAGCATACACAAAGAGCCAAATCATTGT CTCGTGAACGAGTACATGGCCGGCCAGGGGATCATG CCACATAACGATGGCCCGACCTACTTTCCCGCCGTTGCGACGCTGAGTCTCGGCGGGCATGTGCTTTTGGACATTTATCCCTGGAGAGAAGCCCGCGAAGCGTATCCCACTACTCCTCTCTTTAGCATTTTGCAAGAGCCACGCAGCCTGCTAATCATCCAGGGCGATGCCTACCGCAACTATCTACACGGAATTGCCGAGCGCACACAGGACGACGCGCCACGCATGGCCAACGTCGCCAACAGCGCACAGCTatctgcgccgctgaacGACTTGGTCGATGCAGCGAGACGCGGCGAGAATGTCTTGTGCTCCCGCGAGCGCAGAGTCAGTCTTACATTTCGCGACGTGGAGCGTGTACAGCGGGGGTTGCGCATAGGAAGATAG